The Enterococcus wangshanyuanii genomic interval CCTTTCTTATCTTCAGCTTTGACGAAATCTGTGGCAATTCGTCTCCTGCTTTGTAAGAATCAAAGTCTTTGGTTGCATATAATTTGAATGTTCCGTTGTAGCGATCAAAATTTTCGTCATAATCGTCATTGATCGTCCAGCTGGTTGTATCTTGACGATTTAGTTGTAAAACACTTGAATTTAACACGTAAAGAAGTCAGAGTTTAAAGCAACGTCACCTTCATTGATTGATTCCCCACCGTCAGTTTTAGTCACATCTTTTGTTGGTGGTGTCGGTGGTGTTGGAACGTCTGGCGTATCA includes:
- a CDS encoding LPXTG cell wall anchor domain-containing protein, whose translation is MLNSSVLQLNRQDTTSWTINDDYDENFDRYNGTFKLYATKDFDSYKAGDELPQISSKLKIRKARSYLLLKKRS